From the Antennarius striatus isolate MH-2024 chromosome 15, ASM4005453v1, whole genome shotgun sequence genome, the window tatttgacgtcggagaaggcagaagttttattattgtaggagacacattgtgtcctatcagatagataagattttaaccaagccagagctaactcacagacaccaaactgtctctccagtcggtcaaggagtatacagtgatctatggtatcaaatgctgcactaagatccaaaagaaggagaacagaagtggtatcagagtccagatttaataggagatcattcacaactttggtaagtgctgtttcagtagaatggcgggcccgaaaagctgattggaatggttcgaaaagaccgcttaatgataaataatctaagagctgttgagatactaccctttctagtattttagataagaatggaaggttagaaactggtctataattatttaaagactcttggtcgagatgtggctttttaagcagaggtttaaccacggccgctttaaagctagtgggaacaacaccagttgcaagagaaagattaactacatttaacatagtagggcccagcaatggccataattccttaactaatttagcagggagagggtctaagaggcatgtagtaggtttggagaatgagaccaacttcgttaattctaccagagagacattctcaaagtgtgttaaagagagaagttgggttttaacacccagagaaggaaccacatcaaattttgatccaggtgaagctgaagaagtaatttcatgtctaatgttatcaattttacgacagaaaaaatcttggaaatcatcagccgccaataacaagctgcttgccgttgactgtttctgggtcaatctggctacagtattaaacagaaatcgagggttgtgtttatttttacttattaatctggagaaataggcagctttagcggtggacagagcacgtttgtaatttaagacacattcgtgccaagagatgtagcatgatttagatttagatttacgccacctgcgctctaaactcctacaggcccgtctgagagcgcgtgtctcctcgttaaaccatggtgtagacctgcgcacccctatggttttagtttttagaggtgcaactgagtccaacagactagaaagagctgagtttagatcactagtgtaattttcgattgatcctgttgctacagtaaaaggagtcaatacctcaggtagaagctcactaagtttagataccgttgacaagccgatatggcgagtagtgactaaatcaggagtaatgctattttgacaagtacaggctgctttaaaagtaataagaaaatggtcagatatcactgacgtaagaggagagacagtcacagcagtaacatttataccacgcgatagaatcagatctagggtattaccactggaatgagttgcttcatgtacccactgagtgaaacctaacatgtccaggagggttaggaaagctttacacaacggatcactagggttatttaaatgaatgttaaaatcacctgtcaccataacctcatcagattgagtaattagatccgaaatgaattcaccaaattcttctaagaataaagaatagggaccaggcggtctatagactactacaagataaagcctgctgtttacagctgtaggcgatggttttagaacaagagcctcaaaagatgtaaaatgaatatctagattagaagtcaggttcagaatagatttgtagactaaagcaacacctccaccctgtttatcagcccttgcggcatgagcatatgtaaaatcaggtggtgaagcttcatttaacggtaagaagacatttggttttagccatgtttcacatagagcaatcatatccaggccatgctgaagaattaaatcgttcacaagcaaggccttcgatgacattgatctaatatttaaaaggccaaattgaaatgtggtagtgtcactaacatgattgttagacggtttaacagctgaggatgtattaatcttaatcagatgccgcgtctcaataaatctgggaggtaaagacctataaacacgatgtgatacaataactgggatgctttcaggtatagagtcttggataacctgatcaggtgcttcactgaaaagtaccttgtcaatggtgataagagcagaagtaagattcacatgggtaatatcccgggccattttattaaaaatctgagggaaggagacagtctcaacgtcactaactattccatcagtctgatggtttcctagtctagactccacaaccgcatcaacaactaccctagcaggctctctaatcacctgcagcccgagcgctgtatggctattgttaaagacgctgtaaggccctgtctatattcctggacaaaagagctgcccctgccccagtaggatgcaggccgtcagctctcagcagcttggggcggccccagaaggaaggccagttatctacgaagcctaaaccctgttccctacagtagcgcgccagccagcggttcaaagctgttagtctgctataagtctcatcattcccctcacaggcaagaggccagagactattactcgatgccgacacatcttcctagcgcagtccagagccctaaccaagctattctttgtcacctctgactgccggagcctaatgtcattggtgccaacatgaataataatgttcctaggtgtgttggtggagtgtttctgactgccCTTCTCCCTAGCTGATGCCAGCACCCTGAGGTTAGCTTCTATGTCGGAAGCTCTGGCCCCTGGTAGACAACGTACTGTTGCTGGCGTCACTAGTCTAATATTGCGGGTAATGGAGTCGCCTATGACTAACGTGCTACTCTGTCTAGGCTGACCGGGTTTAGCCCTGCGGgcggaagagggggaggccgGGGCCGAGGAAACCGGGCGAGCCGGGACCGCAGACCGGCCAGCCGCCGGGGGAGACGAGCGCAGACCGGTCCGCTTACCAGACCGCCGGCCCCGGCGGCTCCCCACCCACCGATCCACGGTGACAAACTGCGGAGCCACTGCCGACGAGGATAAACCCTCACTGGGCCTAACGGGCGTGCTAACGTCCcggcagctaacgctagctgcagtGTCCGTGCTAACTATGCTATCATTACCTGCTAAGAGCTGCTCTAGCTCACGGACACGTCTCTCTAGCAGAGACATCCTGACTAGAACTTCTGAGCAACTAGAACAAGCCATAATAGTAATTGAACagcaataaaaagaacaatgtttaacagaaagacagagcgaGAGCAGAACAGCGTGTGAAAAACAGATACAGAGATACCGGAAATACGTCACCGAAATACGTTAacatacacacattaacacatacacacattaacacattaatgtTAACGTTAACATTAACGTTaacattaacatgttaacattaacacattaacattaacGTTAAAGTTAACATTAACGttaacattaacacattaacattaacGTTAAAGTTAACATTAACGTTaacattaacatgttaacatacacacattaacacattaacGTTTACGTTAACATTAACGTTaacattaacatgttaacattaaCACATTACATTAACGTTAAAGTTAACATTAACGTTaacattaacatgttaacattaacacattaacattaacGTTAAAGTTAACATTAACGttaacattaacacattaacattaacgttaacattaacacattaacattaatgttaaagttaacattaacattaacgttaacacacactcatgtgtgtCTCAGATACAGCAGAGCCTCCACATACAAATGATACGAATGACACGCCGGTTCGTTAACCAATCAGCTGGTTATAGGGACACGGGATTATTCTGCTGTGAAGGAACTGGAACATTTCCCTTCAgttacacacacagctcacTGGTGAAAAGTGAAAACTGACATCTATGTGATGAGATTACAAGAAATCCTATTGTAGAGAAAAtgttgacctttaacctcactGCCTCTGTAGTCATGTGACTTCATTCTGGAGCCTCTGGAGCAAACATTACAGTCTCACATATATACACAGCATAGTTTAACTCAATCATTACTAACCCActgtctactgtgtgtgtgtgtgtgtgtgtgtgtgtgtgtgtgtgtgtgtgtgtgtgtgtgtgtgtgtgtgtgtgtgtgtgtgtgtgtgtgtgtatgtgtgtgtgtgtgtctgtgtgtgtgtgtgtgtgtgtgtgtgtgtgtgtctgctgtatTTCTGTGTCTTCATTTGAAGCAGGTAAACTGTCCATCTGTGAATGTCCAcgaggaagtgtgtgtctggtttgttgtgtctggtttgttgtgtgtctggtttgttgtgtgtctggtttgttgtgtctggtttgttgtgtgtctaggttgttgtgtgtctggtttgttgtatgtctggtttgttgtgtgtctggtttgttgtgtgtggtttgttatgtgtctggtttgttgtgtgtctggtaTGTTGTGcgtctggattgttgtgtgtctggtttttTGTGTGCCtggtttgttgtgtgtctggtttgttgtgtgtctggtttgttgtgtgtctggtttgttGTGTCTAGTTTGTTGTGTCTGGTTTGTTGTGTCTGGTTTGTTGTGTCTAGTTTGTTGTATTTCTGGCATGTGGTATGTCtggtttgttgtgtgtctggtttgttgtgtgtctggtttgttgtgtgcctggtttgttgtgtgtctggtttttTGTGTGCCtggtttgttgtgtgtctggtttcttgtgtgtctggtttcttgtgtctggtttgttgtgtctggtttgttgtgtgtctggCTTGTTGTATGACTGGTTTTTGGGTGTCtggtttgttgtgtgtctggtttgttgtgtgtctggtttgttGTATGTCTGGTTTTTCGGTGTCTGgcttgttgtgtgtctggtttttCGGTGTCTGgcttgttgtgtgtctggtttttCGGTGTCTGgcttgttgtgtgtctggtttgttgtgtgcctggtttgttgtgtgtctggtttgttGTGCCCTAACCGACCCTGATGCCTGTCTACATCTgagtttcgtcttatacttccTGGGTGACTGGTTCTTGCTCCAATGTCACTTTGGCGTCATCAGAATCCAACTGAAAGCGATAGAAGAAATTTAGGGCAAAAATACACACGCTGCCATCTGTATACtcataacagaaaaacaaatgtcaaaatgCTGTCAGTTAACTACTCACACATTCAATGTCCAGGGGAGTGAAACCACACCTTGAAAGACACTTTGGTATAAGcatggtgaggaggaggaagatgggaaGACCCACGGATGCTTGAGTGAATtgtaaagaaaacacaatgcatACACAGACCACCTGGATGGACGTGAAGATGTTTCTTCGGCATGTGGACACCTGAAGTGAACATAGGAATGTATTAATTGTATAATTAGACTGACGATAGCAGCACTTTTTGGCTTCCGATTATTTTAGTGACCACCGCTCGAAACAAGAATTTGTAATCTCATTGTCAACCACATCGCTTTGAAAGGCTTTCTGAATGAACTGTCTGTAACATTTGCACTTCATGTAAAgtagaaaatatttgaaatgttggATTCAATTTCTAATatcaatcaaagatattaaaTAACACATTATAGAGTCAatcaagattattattattatattattgttactactattattattaataataataatacattatatTAATGAAGTGAAAAGGTATCTTATAATTGATCAATTGTAATTGATACAGTTAcatatgttgttttgtttatcaCACAATCCTGAGAATCTTACTCTGGTGACATAGGGTGCATCAGGATGGTATTTCTTTGGGGTGAACATAAGCAGCCAGCGATGCCACAGCTGGATGCCACTGAGTGAGGTGACGCCCATGTAAAGAAATATTCCAAACAAGGTCGATGTTGGAATCCATTTAAGAATGGGCTCCATAAAAATGGACACACCTTGATGCAGAtgaggagtcacatgatgaggatacaactttatatttcatgacatgCAGTGAGGTGACATAAGACAGAATCGTTAAATAGTACGTACCAACCAGCAGTGCCACCACAATGCCACTGATCCTCTGCTCTATCACCTTCTCAATCATAGGCTTTGGTCCTTTGGTCATGACGGTGAGGGCATTGGCGTGGATGATGGATCGCACCGTGGCAGCACTGAGCCACGGCAAACCCAACATTGAAGTACATCCTGCCATGGCAACTAAAATGAACAAATCCAAGTGGAATCCAGATCCTTTGACCATCTTCCGCTCAGGTTTGCTGATCATGAGGCTGTCAACAGGTGCAATATGAATCAAGTTTGATTAAACTGGGAAATATATTTTCTGACTTTGACAATTCTTTGAGTGATGTGATGTCGACTCACGTTGTAATCTGAGACTCCAGAAAGATGAGAATGAAGACAAATATAGCTGCGAGAATGGATGAAAACATCCCCCACACAGGGAAAGTCTTATGCTCTCCAAGGGGGTTGATTAGCCAGCCTCTTTTGGATGGGTTGGACACCATCAGACCTTTAGGAACCACCAGTTTCTGGAAGACAATTTTTTTCGGCTTAGAAATTCTCCTTTTGGTCACTGCTCTCCCCCCCACTCTTTAAGTGGCAGTACCATATAGAGGTGGAGGCCCAGTACTCCTCACATGTTTGGGTGtgcaaatgtaatttccccacagggatcaataaagtaatgtCTTATCTTATGTCATGCCATCTAGAAATATTCACTCCACTGTATAGTCTTCTAGAGATAATGTGAAGCTTCGGGAGTGACTCAAATTTCTTGCATTTCACGTATAAATTCCCTTTGGTAATAACATACAAGCATTACCCTTTGATAATGCTTACATGTTAAACCGCAAGAGAGTTAGAAAATTAATAGAAAGATACTTAGTTGACAAATCTGGAGGACAGAAGCCTCGATTTGTTTCAACTTTGTTATACATATTTGTATGTAGAAGGACTGCAGATTTGATGTCGTAACACTTCCACTGAAAGAACATtaggaagtgaaacatgtttCTATGCTATAATGAGCACAATTGATTAAAGCCAAAATGCAAACTTGACccttaaaatgtaaacaaaaatgtttgcatgaatTCACATGAACTAGACTTGCAAATTGAAATTCATGAACTAACCTTTGTGCAGGTATCATTAATGATGAAATCCACAGCAGTCACGAGTACAATGGAAATAGGCACGGCAAAGTCCCCAATGAAACGTCTGATCtggtaaacagacacacaaagaaacatgaTTTAAGAGttttacatttgaataaaaTGGCTTATGAATGAAGACACTGGGTTAATGTGTAACTATGAAGAAGTCTTTACTGAAACAGTGAATGGACATCATAATCTCCAGGAACTCACCATTCCAGGAAGAAAAGTGCCATTTTTGAACCGACGCAGAGAGATAGCAATGAAGAAGCACGCTAACATGAGGCACATGGACAGCAGGGCAGTGCTGGGATAAGGCGGTTTAATGGTGTTGACAACAACTGTTGTGTTGCCAGTAGCATTGTCATACTCAAGTTCCTCTACCACCTTTGGGAGCGAGGGATTTTCTAGAGTTGAATTTTCTTGATTGCAATTCATAAGCACTGGGTTGTCCTGAAATATCTAATGAGAAAACAGGGAAGATGAAAAAAGATTATAACCCGGATATGAGAAAATTCAGtacaatcacaaacatttaatgtttccCATCTTTTTGGATGGATGCAGTATGTCAGTTGGGTGAAGATAGGTTTACCTTTACTAGCTTCTCAATGGCTTCTTTGATGGAGATGAGGACAATGAGGATGAACAAGATTTCCTGGGTGAATCTTGAGACATAACGCGTCAGGAAGCTGCAGTCAAAGGCTACAAACACCACCACGATGATAACCATCCACCAGCCAATCCACACTCTCGCTACAATGTACTCAATGTCCTCAGACTGACAGAACTGAATGAAAGACAAGAGAATAAGTTGAGTTTGGTATGATCATATGGACAAACCAAGCAAAACTGAAATTCAATCACAGATCCGGATAGGGTTCTCTGTATAACTTACAGTGAAGAGGGCTTCTTCAAACAGTAACAGAGGACCAGTGAAACCAATGCATAGGATGGGCTGAGCTGCAATAAAGCAGAAGAGGATCCCCTGAATGCTGGTGGAGATTAGGAGTTCTGGAACACCCATCATATTGTCCACCTTGTCAGCTGTAGTagcaaagacaacaaaaatattttattatagaaTCTGTCTCTTATTATAACTCTACCATGTATGACCAATTAGTCATTCATACCGAGCAATCCTCCAAAGGTGATGGCAGATGATAGGGTGACAAAGTAGATAAAGATAACAGCACCAAGAACTCGGGGATTAAGAGCATCTGTGAAGTCACTCTTGTAGTGCTGGTAACGTTTCTTTATGTCTCGAATCATACCGCCAAACAGTCGACCAGTCCGGGACAGCGGgtcttcaaagtcaaagtcaaagtcagctttattgtcaaatgtaccatatatgcacgacatacagcacagatgaaattgcagtcctctctagacagtacaacaggcagtacaacacaggcagtacaacacaggcagtacaaaacagACAGTAGAATAGACGGTACCTTCAGATTGAGATGCACCTCCAGATGAACTATCACCTTCAGATTGACGTGCATCTTCAGATTGACTTGCACCTCCAGATTGACGTGCACCTCCAGATGAACGTTTACCTTCAGCTGGAGATGCACCTCCAGATGAACGTTTACCTTCAGCTGGAGATGCAACTCCAGATGAACAGTCACCTTTAGATTGAGATGCACCTCCAGATGAACCTTCACCTTTAGATTGAGATGCACCTCCAGATGAAATTTCACCTTCAGATTGAGGTGCACCTTCAGCTGGAGGTGCAGTAGAGTTAGAAActagggaagaaaaaaacaaatatttgaatgcAACAATCCAATATTAACAAACAGGTCCACCAAAAAATGGAATTTTTGGATGTGATATTGGGTGTAATGAGTCTCACCACTACGAGGACTGGATTCCTGCCAAAACTCTGTATTGAtggattgaagtttgtttgtcGGTAGTTTAAAACTGGAGCTGATTGCAGAGATGAGTATCTCCCTTTCATCCGTGATTTCATTCAGTTGAATGAAAGTGATGCGATACGTGAAGTCGCGCACAGCGTCCATCAGCTTCCTGGCACTATTTGCCTGAATGGCTGCTTGGTTGAACACCTGGGTTGGTCATAGTGGAGGAGGAATAGAATCTTGACTGAATTTATACCACACAGCAGTAGTTAAGTTCACCTTCATTTAACTCAGCATCCCGTattgacaaaatattaaaattggtCTAATTTGTTTATTAAAGCTAGGTTTAGTCCCCACAGGATTTGGGACTCAATTGAGACTTTGGATTTGTGCatccctaaggatcctgggagctatgttgtcgggagtcttgtactcctggtagggtcacccaaggcaaacaggtctcaggtgaagggccagacaaagaatggttcagaagatcccatgaaaaacggaaaagggaaaaatgtgaccctgcccggaggaaacccggggcccacatctggagccaggcctggacggagggcccgtcagaaAGCGCCTGGTAGCCGGGTCTGCcgcggggcccggccgggctcagcccgaaaaggcaacgtggactcttcccacccctgtggacccaccacccgcagggcagaccgatggggtcgggtgcgctgccatatgggtggcagtgacgacagggggtcacgacggaccagacccgggagacagaagctggctttggggacgtggaatgtcacctcactggcggggaaggagccggagcttgtgttggaggtggagcgttaccagttggatctggtggggcttacctcgacgcatagcctcggttctggatccaaactcctggataggggttggaccttgttttactctggagttgcgtcaggcgtgaggcgcagggcgggtgtggggatactcacaagcccccggctgagcgccagtggatgagagggtcgcctcctTACACCTTAAGGCTGTGAGgggggaaactctgactgttatttgtgaatacgcaccaaatatcagttcggACTATtcagccttcttggggtccctaaatggggtccttgaagggatccctgcaggggactccattgttctcctgggggatttcaatgcacacgtctgcaatgatggagacaattggaggggcgtgattgggaggaatggcctccctgatctgaaccagagcggtgttatgttgttggactctgtggtagtcacggattgttcataactaacaccatgttcaaacacaaggatgtTCACAAGtttacctggtaccagagcaccctgggtcggaggtcaatgattgatcttgtgatcgtatcatctgacctttgaccgtgtgttttggacactctgGTGAAGAGAGGGGTAGAGcttcaactgatcaccacctggtggtgagttgggtccgttggcggaggaaacctttggatagacctggtaagcccaaatgagtagtgcgggtgaactgggaacgtctggaggaggactcagtccgcgaggccttcaactcccacctccgaaggagcttctagtgcatccctgtggaggctgggggcattaaACCttaatggtcgatgttcaaagcttccattgctgaagctgcagctgagagctgtggtctcaaggtcttgggtgcctcaaggggcggtaaccctcaaacaccgtggtggaccccggtggtcagggaagctgtccgactgaagaaggaggccttcaggggcatgttgtccctggggactcctgaagcagttgcagggtaccgacaggccaaaaggactgcagcctcggctgcgatggaggcaaaacagagggtgtgggaggagttcggagaggccatggagaaagaCTAtcagacggcaccaaagttgttctggaggactgtctggAGGactgacacctcaggagggggaaacgggggaccatccaagctgtatacagcaaagatgggacactgttgacttcgactgaggaggttgttggtcggtggaaggaacactttgaggaactcctgaatccaactaccccaactgacccgtcctctgttgcagaggcagagctggaggatgatgggggatcagagtcaatctcttgGGATGAAGTCatcgaggtagttaaacaacttcacggtggcaaagccccgggtgttgatgagattcgcccggaaatgctgaaggctctgggtgttgaggggctttcatggatgacacgcctctttaacattgcgtggaagtctgggacaatggtgaaagagtggcagactgggttggtggttcctcttttaaaaaaaggggaaccagagggtgtgtgccaactacaggggcatcacactcctcagcctccctgggaaagtttactccaaggtgctggaaaggagggtccggccgattgtcgagcctcagattgaggag encodes:
- the LOC137608795 gene encoding LOW QUALITY PROTEIN: band 3 anion exchange protein-like (The sequence of the model RefSeq protein was modified relative to this genomic sequence to represent the inferred CDS: substituted 1 base at 1 genomic stop codon), with translation MGIYVIGKENGDPGDRDYIGIYVDGEIILDNIGSTAQACAVMLGVIYPLNLAYPMELRRYDKFVQKVLTEMDGDKFSPKVLGLKNKMDMEVEEIEMVNEEEETGEGHEGGVLESSDTSYPTLKSLIQLWRSLNTGVTIFSLGEKTLKSVAEKIVTEMANKKEIRPRYRKRMLQSLLQSCSQSDDLESRALSQGVDLQKLLVKERTDGSDLVEASMVLVGALDFLERPTVTFVRLKEREVLASIPVRFVFIMVGPTEGDMNYHETGRAMVALLADKVFNQAAIQANSARKLMDAVRDFTYRITFIQLNEITDEREILISAISSSFKLPTNKLQSINTEFWQESSPRSVSNSTAPPAEDPLSRTGRLFGGMIRDIKKRYQHYKSDFTDALNPRVLGAVIFIYFVTLSSAITFGGLLADKVDNMMGVPELLISTSIQGILFCFIAAQPILCIGFTGPLLLFEEALFTFCQSEDIEYIVARVWIGWWMVIIVVVFVAFDCSFLTRYVSRFTQEILFILIVLISIKEAIEKLVKIFQDNPVLMNCNQENSTLENPSLPKVVEELEYDNATGNTTVVVNTIKPPYPSTALLSMCLMLACFFIAISLRRFKNGTFLPGMIRRFIGDFAVPISIVLVTAVDFIINDTCTKKLVVPKGLMVSNPSKRGWLINPLGEHKTFPVWGMFSSILAAIFVFILIFLESQITTLMISKPERKMVKGSGFHLDLFILVAMAGCTSMLGLPWLSAATVRSIIHANALTVMTKGPKPMIEKVIEQRISGIVVALLVGVSIFMEPILKWIPTSTLFGIFLYMGVTSLSGIQLWHRWLLMFTPKKYHPDAPYVTRVSTCRRNIFTSIQVVCVCIVFSLQFTQASVGLPIFLLLTMLIPKCLSRCGFTPLDIECLDSDDAKVTLEQEPVTQEVXDETQM